The Teredinibacter sp. KSP-S5-2 genome includes a window with the following:
- a CDS encoding outer membrane lipoprotein-sorting protein, which produces MKLHKKIQFSLPFFLMLGLNLGAQANISEINAIDVMEKVDHVNRKSFTSAAVKTKLSTCKYKVKDGGMSCKGKPRVTVLEVGEKKYGEDNLDSRSIAIVLQPITDKGIGMLTYEYYDPSKDNDVWLYLSELGKVKRLVSGSEGNEDGGSFFGTEFFVDDIALKKINDFSYKLVREDSFDDRDVWVIEATPTEARAKKTHYGKLEFWVDKERFLIVKEDLYNSNGKLFKQRLNRNFIQIDGVWIARMQTMNNFTTRRVTAIQNVSVTYNKSISDEFLTKRSLTDFTFREKNLEELRAFYK; this is translated from the coding sequence ATGAAATTACATAAAAAAATACAGTTTTCCCTGCCGTTTTTCTTAATGCTTGGCTTAAATTTGGGCGCGCAGGCTAATATTTCTGAAATCAACGCGATAGACGTGATGGAAAAGGTCGATCATGTCAATCGTAAGTCGTTTACCTCTGCTGCGGTTAAAACCAAGCTGTCCACATGCAAATACAAAGTGAAGGACGGGGGGATGAGCTGTAAAGGTAAGCCTCGTGTTACCGTTCTTGAGGTTGGTGAGAAAAAGTACGGTGAAGATAACCTGGACTCGCGATCAATCGCTATTGTGCTTCAGCCAATAACCGATAAAGGTATTGGCATGTTGACCTATGAATACTATGACCCAAGCAAAGATAACGATGTTTGGTTGTACTTGTCTGAACTGGGAAAAGTTAAAAGGTTGGTGTCCGGTAGTGAAGGGAATGAAGACGGTGGTAGCTTTTTTGGTACAGAATTTTTTGTCGATGATATTGCACTGAAAAAAATTAATGATTTTTCTTATAAGTTGGTGCGAGAGGACTCATTTGATGATCGTGATGTGTGGGTAATCGAAGCAACACCAACTGAGGCTAGAGCGAAGAAAACACACTATGGAAAGTTGGAGTTTTGGGTAGATAAAGAGCGATTTCTTATTGTTAAGGAAGATCTTTATAACTCCAACGGGAAGTTGTTCAAACAACGTCTAAATAGAAATTTTATTCAAATTGACGGTGTCTGGATCGCGAGAATGCAGACTATGAATAATTTTACAACACGTCGTGTGACTGCAATTCAGAACGTTTCAGTTACTTATAACAAAAGTATTTCTGACGAGTTTCTTACTAAGAGAAGTCTTACAGACTTTACGTTCAGAGAGAAAAATCTAGAAGAATTACGCGCGTTTTATAAGTAA
- a CDS encoding efflux RND transporter permease subunit — translation MKSIVNFVSRYITNVPAQVQRAWIPVVLLLIVFIGVCFAGIPKLQFDFTIERWLEQDDQAFVAYNQFHDQFGSEDGVVVVYKPKDGDVFSHDSLVAVQGIREDLINYWNDLGEGTESALDHVVKVDTLANAFVLSVEDDILLSTSLVGSDVPTSSIELEKIREKALSQRDFPLKYFSTDMKYGAIYIETNFGAIPLDEDENLSTNAANMDMTMETMSFEVEVTEEDENSMPRFKPTDMADYVALNAEITRILTKPEYAEHLEYYKVGNTIDSENQVKMGEEMGLLYMAALFVMLVLLFLLFRSFSGVIWPFVIIVLTSITTIGLAGWMGLSASPFIVLTILLILTIGMADAVHITSGYLFFRNKGYNFQEAMRATYEKAGIACLLTSVTTIVGLLSLCFTDIVPVRYFAIMSATGVAVAFLFTLYLLPILLKFWSPIAKNSGEKINIVSRFIDKVTPNIVPYIQKQLDGVIPLVLKSPILVVIPFIVIFAVCVYGAMQVKVDYSVLDQYTEDSNFYQSIKLMDEKMAGSSRISLYLDVKEDNALQNPEVLRVIENMQETLETKYSDYVITTSSIVDVVKDAYQKQNEGREDKYVIPSTKKELSQTLFMFNTADPEERSRLVSERYSKANITVTLKTYGSERYRDVFVEMKKDIYSSLELIKQDYPDATISVTGIFAMGMKAADYLIVTILQSFGMALLVISLILLVIFSSVKAGFISLIPNLIPSFLALGILGLMGKPLDFYTMMLAPIIIGISVDDTIHFITQYRVEVMKDNDIIRALKSTVKECGQAVVFTSMILGLGFGIMSVATTPGFENLGKFGFLSVLSGLLCDLFLTPALIILFQLKFKKSESSSSIDTAGSSDAETVENLAN, via the coding sequence ATGAAAAGCATAGTTAACTTTGTTTCGCGCTACATAACGAATGTGCCCGCTCAGGTTCAGCGAGCGTGGATACCCGTTGTGTTACTACTTATCGTTTTTATTGGAGTATGTTTCGCAGGTATTCCTAAATTACAATTTGACTTCACTATTGAGCGTTGGCTTGAACAGGATGATCAAGCCTTTGTTGCTTATAACCAGTTCCATGACCAGTTTGGCAGTGAAGACGGTGTTGTGGTTGTGTATAAGCCAAAAGATGGTGACGTGTTTTCCCATGATTCGCTGGTGGCTGTTCAAGGTATTCGGGAAGACTTGATAAACTACTGGAATGACCTGGGAGAGGGAACTGAATCTGCTTTAGATCACGTTGTTAAAGTTGATACGCTGGCAAACGCTTTTGTTCTTTCCGTTGAAGATGATATTTTATTGTCGACTTCATTAGTGGGATCTGACGTACCCACATCTTCTATAGAGTTGGAGAAAATTCGAGAAAAAGCACTTTCTCAACGTGACTTTCCGTTGAAGTATTTTTCAACGGATATGAAGTACGGTGCAATTTATATTGAAACCAACTTTGGTGCGATCCCGCTAGACGAAGATGAAAACCTGTCTACGAATGCGGCTAACATGGATATGACAATGGAAACCATGTCTTTTGAGGTGGAGGTTACGGAAGAAGATGAAAATAGTATGCCTCGATTCAAGCCAACGGATATGGCGGACTATGTTGCTCTCAATGCCGAAATCACCCGTATTCTTACCAAGCCTGAGTACGCTGAACATCTTGAATATTATAAAGTTGGTAATACTATCGACTCTGAAAACCAAGTAAAGATGGGCGAAGAAATGGGGTTGCTTTACATGGCGGCACTTTTCGTTATGTTGGTTTTACTCTTCTTGTTGTTTCGTTCATTTTCAGGTGTTATCTGGCCGTTTGTCATTATCGTTTTGACAAGTATTACGACGATAGGTTTGGCCGGATGGATGGGGTTGTCTGCATCCCCATTTATTGTTCTGACAATTTTATTGATACTGACAATCGGCATGGCGGATGCCGTTCATATTACTTCGGGTTATCTTTTCTTTCGAAATAAAGGATATAACTTCCAGGAAGCTATGCGCGCGACCTACGAAAAGGCGGGTATCGCATGCTTACTCACATCAGTAACCACGATTGTTGGATTGTTATCCTTATGTTTTACCGATATTGTGCCGGTGAGATATTTCGCCATTATGTCCGCTACCGGCGTTGCCGTTGCATTTCTGTTTACCTTATACCTCCTACCTATTTTGCTAAAATTTTGGTCGCCAATAGCGAAAAATTCTGGCGAAAAAATAAATATTGTTAGCCGTTTTATTGATAAGGTAACGCCGAATATTGTTCCCTACATACAGAAACAGTTGGATGGAGTCATTCCTCTTGTACTGAAATCACCGATTCTAGTCGTCATACCTTTTATTGTTATTTTTGCTGTCTGTGTCTATGGCGCGATGCAAGTAAAAGTGGATTACAGTGTGTTGGATCAGTACACAGAGGACTCCAACTTTTATCAGAGTATTAAACTCATGGATGAAAAAATGGCAGGTTCCTCGCGCATCTCATTGTATTTGGATGTAAAAGAGGATAATGCGCTACAAAATCCGGAAGTGCTGCGTGTTATTGAGAATATGCAGGAAACCCTGGAAACCAAATATAGCGACTATGTGATTACTACTTCATCCATTGTCGATGTGGTTAAGGATGCTTATCAGAAGCAAAATGAAGGGCGAGAGGATAAGTATGTTATTCCCTCGACCAAGAAAGAGCTTTCACAAACGCTGTTTATGTTTAATACGGCTGACCCGGAGGAGAGAAGTCGGCTGGTCAGTGAGAGATACAGTAAGGCGAACATTACTGTTACTTTGAAAACTTACGGTTCTGAACGTTATCGTGATGTTTTCGTTGAAATGAAAAAGGATATATACAGTTCTTTGGAACTTATCAAACAAGATTATCCCGATGCGACGATTTCGGTAACGGGAATCTTTGCAATGGGTATGAAGGCTGCTGATTATCTCATCGTTACCATTTTGCAGAGCTTTGGGATGGCGCTGTTGGTTATATCGCTAATACTTCTTGTTATCTTCAGCTCGGTTAAGGCCGGCTTTATCTCCTTAATTCCAAATCTGATACCTTCTTTTTTGGCGCTTGGGATTCTCGGCTTAATGGGCAAGCCTTTGGATTTTTATACCATGATGCTAGCTCCCATTATTATTGGTATTTCCGTGGACGATACTATTCACTTTATTACCCAATATAGAGTGGAGGTAATGAAGGATAACGATATTATTCGAGCGTTAAAGTCGACGGTTAAAGAGTGTGGTCAAGCCGTTGTTTTTACCTCGATGATTCTAGGGTTGGGTTTTGGCATTATGTCTGTTGCAACAACACCCGGTTTTGAAAATCTGGGCAAATTCGGTTTTCTGTCGGTTTTATCTGGCTTGTTGTGTGACTTATTCTTAACGCCAGCGTTAATTATTCTATTTCAACTTAAATTTAAAAAATCGGAGTCTTCCTCTTCAATCGATACTGCTGGTAGTAGTGACGCCGAAACTGTTGAAAATCTAGCGAATTAA